In the genome of Pseudomonas fluorescens, the window TGGTACGCTGGACGACTGCGCCCTGTTGGCCGATCAGGCGCTTGCTGCGGACGCTGTGATCAACGCCGCCAGCAGCGATCATCGTGGCGCGGTGGAAGCCTTGCTCGATACCTTGCGCGGTTCCGGCAAAGTGTTCCTGCACACCAGCGGTTCGAGCATCGTCGGTGATGCCTCGGGTGGTAAATCCAGTGATGTCATCTACTTCGAAGACAACCTGCCGAAACCGACAGTCGACAAGGCAGCGCGCGTGGCAATCGACAACCTGATCCTGGCGGCGGCCATGGACGGGGTGAACTCGGCCGTGATCTGCAACACCCTGATCTACGGCCACAGCCTGGGCGTCCATCGTGACAGCGTGCAACTGCCGCGCCTGCTCAAACAGGCACGCAAAAGCGGTGTGGTGCGCCATGTCGGCCCAGGCCAGAACATCTGGTCCAATGTGCACATCGAGGACGTGGTGGCGCTGTACCTGCTGGCGCTGACTGAAAACGTACCTGGCACCTTCTACTTCGTCGAAAGCGGTGAAGCGTCGTTCATCGACATGACCACCGCCATGGCCCAGGCGCTGAACCTGGGCGAGCCGCAGGACTGGGCGCTCAAGGACGCGGAAGCCGAGTGGGGCTATGAAATGGCCAACTATGGTTTGGGCTCCAACAGCCGGGTGCGTGGCAAGCATGCGCGGGAATTGTTGAGCTGGGTGCCGAAGCGCACGTCGGTGGTCGAGTGGATTCGCGACGATATGGTGTGAGTTCGCTTCAGACCGAGTGGCGGCTATCGCGAGCGAGCTCGCTCCCACATTTGATCTCCATAGGGCACAGATTTTGTGTTCGACGCAGATCCCTTGTGGGAGCGAGCTTGCTCGCGATGGCGTTTGCGCAGGCACAACAACTGGTCGGTCTGACTGCATTTCCGTAACATCCGCACACTCTTTTCCAGTCTCTCCCTGTGTGCGGTCCCCCCCATGAAAGCAAAACGTCTACGCGCCGATGTCCTGGCCGGGCTTACCACTTCCTTCGCCCTGTTGCCCGAGTGCATCGCGTTCGCGCTGGTGGCCCATCTCAACCCGTTGATGGGCCTCTATGGCGCGTTCATCATCTGCACCCTGACCGCGCTGTTCGGCGGGCGACCGGGCATGGTCTCCGGCGCGGCCGGCTCGATGGCCGTGGTGATCGTCGCGCTGGTGGTGCAACACGGCGTGCAGTATCTGCTGGCCACGGTATTGATGGGCGGGCTGATCATGATGGCGTTCGGGCTGCTCAAGCTCGGCAAACTGGTGCGCATGGTGCCGCACCCGGTGATGCTCGGCTTCGTCAACGGCCTGGCGATCATCATTGCCCTGGCGCAACTGGAGCACTTCAAGAGCGGGGAGGCCTGGTTGAGCGGTACGCCGCTGTACATGATGATCGGGCTGGTCGCGGTGACCATGGCCGTTGTCTACGTGTTGCCGCGTCTGACCCGTACGGTGCCGCCAGCGCTGGT includes:
- a CDS encoding NAD-dependent epimerase/dehydratase family protein, which produces MNVFVTGAAGFIGGSIATGLVQAGHNVTGLVRSAEQADELRALGITPVIGTLDDCALLADQALAADAVINAASSDHRGAVEALLDTLRGSGKVFLHTSGSSIVGDASGGKSSDVIYFEDNLPKPTVDKAARVAIDNLILAAAMDGVNSAVICNTLIYGHSLGVHRDSVQLPRLLKQARKSGVVRHVGPGQNIWSNVHIEDVVALYLLALTENVPGTFYFVESGEASFIDMTTAMAQALNLGEPQDWALKDAEAEWGYEMANYGLGSNSRVRGKHARELLSWVPKRTSVVEWIRDDMV